Genomic window (Magnolia sinica isolate HGM2019 chromosome 6, MsV1, whole genome shotgun sequence):
TAATTTAAAAGAAAGCTAAGTATGTGGAGTACTTGCTCTTGCTCTGGCGGTAGACtctcaagggttcgagtactcataggtggtgaaattccattgGCGTGAGTGTCTGGGgccgtgtgtgaaaaaaaaaagaacaaaaaaagagccaggggagcatgactaacccaagcttattatttaatgtggtccacttgagtgttagatttGCCTAATTTTGTGGGCACGTATCTTAAAATGTccagagagaagggatggacggcgatacattacaatggacccacCCATTTGGGGCAAGAGACAgatggggtaggatgcaatccacttcccaagaaaatggtaaaacaaatttcatatgagccactatgataattatttgatattttatatatatttatagcgGTGGTTCATTTTAATACGTCAACCCAAAAAGAAGATAGATTAAAACTCGAGTGAGCCACCATACTCGAACAAAAATGGGTCACCTCGTTCCTTGCGGCACGTGCTTTGCATCAGCCAAACCTTGGCGTGATTAACTAGAGGTTAATATGGACGATTTAGCTTACACTTTTGAAATCGTAACCAAAATTGAATTGTCAAAATAATGGAACCCATTTTAGATGGCTTGAAGTACAACACTTGCGCTAATCTAATGCACTAATTGGATGAATTGTGGAGACCTAAGGTAGGgttgaaataaaaaatcatgaatgGTCCAAGCATTTAACAAATGTCCATTGATAAGagattaggatcatccaatcaaaatgaTGTTAGGGTTATAGCCTATCTACAGTGAGTGATGTGATTTGgacgggtttagtttgggttagTAGTGTACAAGTACTATTTATGAATGCATGTGTATGAACTGTTGTAATCTGCCAGAGTACTCCTCATTAAAATCAGGAAGAAAATTACCACAATGCCCTCCTCTTTAAGAGTTAATAACGAAGTTGGCCCCCACACCATCCCACCATGCCGTCCATATTCGGTTCCCATTAAACGGTATGTGGGGTTTGTGGGCCACCTTTTGTTTCTTAAAGTTCAGACCGTTCTTccaatggggcccacggtgaaCTTGTCTTGTCCCAAACACTCGTTCAAGTCTACTTGGACACGGTTTTATCTTCTATCTcaaaaatcagtttttttttttttttttggtaatataCACAGTCACATCCCACGCATACATATACACAAGCACGAACTCACActaatggatacttgaacccatgaccttgggTTAAAACTTTTGTGAGTTTACAAATGAGGCATGATTAATGACCTAAAGATAAATCAAGCAACTTAATACTTCAAATGTGCCCCAAGATATTTGTTTATACCTGACTTGTCACGTGTCCAGTGGAAAACTATCACTACCATGCGTCGCCGTCACTTACGTATAAATTGACTAGCGACACGGAATATGCAAAAAGCAAACTCCTTAAGAGTTGTACACATGTTTGCAAATCGCAGATATCATTTGAAGGCATGTGACTGacacatgtacaacatgtgtaATTGTCGATTGCAAATTCCTTACAATTCAGGTCATGCATGACATGGTCatcccaaataaaaaaaaatccacaaaaaGATAAATTTCTCTAGGACGTCCGATATTTTTCAAAAGCAATAAGAAAATATGAGAGATTAACAAGAGTCCATCTGATAATAGAAGCCAATGTGCAATCAAAGATTCATAAAGACAACTGCAACACTGCCACTATCTCTCTAAATCTATAAAAACAACATTTAACCAAAAGCTTTGGACTCTCTACAACGCAATGCTATTTATCCTTTAGTTCAGATATTTCACTTCTGTCTATTCCCATTACAACAAATTTAGAATTCTTAGTTTACATTCACTGTTGTCCAGCATCATTGCTGCAATACACCTTATGAGTAAATTTACTTACTACCACCCACATCAAACCTCCATCACCAAATCCTCAGTAGATCACCAATTACATTCTGCCGACTTATTTCTTAAGGCCATTTTGTTGGCACAACCAGCCACAAGTACTTGTTTCTTCtttacttagtttatttttattcttattgATTATATCATTCTTACcttcaaatcaataaaattggcaatctaattttaattttaatctgCTCACTAATTATAAATTCCCTGATAAACCTAATACACTATCACCACCTAAAGAAAATTACTTAGCTCAAGGTAAAGAAATCATTTTGAAAGAATAGCCTTCCATTTCTTAAATTACCTTATTACTACAACAATACGTAGCTGATCAGTAAAATCAACCTCATGGAAATCTCGGATCTCACACACTCGTTTGATATTCGCACGTGTGATCGCGTGTGGTATCAGCTCTTCTAAGTAATAATATAACAGGTGGGGTCTAGGTTATACTATGTCATTGCTTAGGTAACGAATCCACTTATTTTCCATTCGAAATCAACGTTTTTGGATTTATTCAGCAGTCAGTCACCAAAAACCGGTTTCTAGAAGCTTTCTCGCTTATAAAAACTAAAATCCCCTTTCTTACAAAACCCACCTCAAAAACTCCTCAATCAGAAGACAGATAACAGACATGAAGACGGTTTGGTGTGCTGAAATCGCTTCCAAGGCCTACATCGACACCGTTCGAACGGTAAAAACGGGCGGGTTTCAGGATTCCGAAGGGGCAGAGCTGGTTTCCGCCATGGCCGGCGGCTCCAACGCCCGGCTCATCGTCGAGGCGTGGACGCTTGGCAGTGACGTGGCGACCAGCATCGGACTGGCCATCGCGAGCAGGCACACGGGAGGGAGACACGTGTGCGTGGTCCCGGACGAACAGTCCAGATTAGAGTACGAGGACGCGACGTCCCAGGCGGGCGTGTCGCCAGAATTCGTCGTTGGGGAGGCGGAAGAGGCGATGGAGGGGCTTCCGGGCGTGGATTTCGTGGTGATTGATTGCCGGCGCAGGGACTTGGCGAGAGTACTGAGGTTTGCTAAGATGAGCAGCAAGGGAGCGGTTCTGGTCTGCAAGAACGCGAGCCCGAAAGCCGTTCCCGGGTTTAGATGGCGTGGCATGCTTGGAAGCGGCACACGTGCCGTACGATCCACCTTTCTACCGGTGGGGAATGGGATGGAGATCGCGCAGTTGGGAACAGGAGGGGGTTTGGGTAATAAGAGCCGTTGGATCAATCATATAGATCGAAACACCGGAGAGGTGCACGTTTTCCTGAGATGATTTTtcagtgatttttttttaatatatataaaaataatagtaAAATAGAAAGAGGTCGGTTCCTCGACTAAGCTTGTATTACAAGGTTCTTCACCTGAATGTAAAAAGTTATTCACCTGCTTATAAGTATTGCCTCTGTGTGGGCCCAGTGctgtgtgtatgccatccaacccatgcatctcgtgaaccccaccatgataattgagtgccccaaaaatcaggcttatcctatcattaggtgggccacaccatatgaaaaatgGACAACCGCCcatttgatgtgggccacaccatatgaaaaatgGACAACCGCCcatttgatgtgggccacatTGTTGTGTAGATGTTCGCTTCCTTTTGCATTTCCAATGTATTGAATTGTATCATGCTGTTGAAGATTACTGTGGATCATAGCCCCTCTATCCAATGAATTTGGATAGTCGGTAACGAACTCTACTGTGGACAGCCCACATTTGAAAAAGCAGACCAATCGGatattttttcagttgaatgtagaCCGTCCTTTATATCTTTTACTTTTAATGCGAAGCCAAAAAGATTTGGCTAaggtgggccaaaaaaaaaaaagaggtatccAGAGGAAAACCACTCCAGACAGTATGATGCAagagattaatggtttggataaggGAACCAGGGGGCCCACTCGTCAGAACTGAAAACCGTAGTTCCTCCATGTTTGACCTTGGTATATCAAATTCATATCTATTCCGTCCAATTCGATCATAGCTGTTTGCTAAACCATTATCACAATTGTTGGAACGAATGTTAATTACCATATGTTCGAGCTGTGTGGGGGCCacccatgattttttattttttttaaaggtagggcccacccatgatgtgtatgtAGAATTCAAATTGTGCATCCCAagaatcatcctgatacaaaaatcAGGTGGGGCACAAGTGAGATACCACAGGGAGCAATGTACAATCACCCCCAGAAACCATATACACCTGAATTTTTTATTTGCCTTCAGTTATGGTGTGTCGGCCTGGATGAcatacacacaacatggtggacctcacattctctggaagtttctatggtgggtgcAACCCTTACCAATCTCTCCCATtgctccctttggtgtggcccacctgagttattaTGGATTGGGCTAGATTTGGGGCTCAAGGCATAAATGGAGCAGTGCACctaatgaacaagttggatggcacttacacatcaaggtgggctccacaagctCCAAAGATACGGTAATGAGGATGTTGATCATTCCCCCTGGCTAAAAACCAATTGTCCCTGGAAGGTCCATGCCATGGCATTCTCTTTCTGCTGCCAACAAGCAAAAACCAGCAACAACATGTAAATCTTGTGTGTTTTAACCGACTCCAAACAAGTTTACTACAACAAAAGCTTTGACCCTTGATTGCTTTTGAAACCCAAATCATCAAAGTCACCATTAACAAAAATCTGGAGAAATAAAAATAGCCATTAATGGATATGTAGCATGACCATCCTGGTCAATTACATTTTacaatgaaaatttgaaaatcaaggAATTCTATAGAAAGAAGGGTGCCATTATATACAGAGTACAAAGATTGTTGTTTAATCCTTCTTGGGAcatgtctagatttctttcaTCTGGTAGTGCGGTTCCATCCTCATCTTCTGGGGTTGCAGGACCAGTTGGATCCAATCCCGTGCAAGAATAGTAGTATTCATGTAAATGGTTCGAGGCTTAAATCCTTGCATTTTCACCTAATCagagaaaaatataaaagaatGATGATCTCACTGCCAATGTCATGCAACATAATCCTACAATATAGAAACCATTGTGAAATACTAATTGAGTTTTCTTCTAATATCCTATTCAAAGCATGGTTGAAAGACTTGGCGACTCGGATCTGACTTGTTCAGCCCTGAGTCAAGTTGAGTCACGACTAGCCTGAGTCCAGGGTGACACGTGGTGTCAAACTGGATCAGGTCCCACTGCATCTGAGTCGACTCGTTGGAGTTGCACCCAACTCGGATGAGAATTAAAACATGATCCAAAGGCCTCAAACAGTTTACCTTACGATCAATCCCAGCTATCTTTGCTTCTCCTAATTGCTTTCTTTTGTGACAGAGCTTTCTTGTTCTGCAACCGCTTTTGCTCCCCAATAGCAGCCCTTTAATTAGAGAACAAAAAAACAACAACAGCAATTACTTCCCATATTCTTTTGCCGACAGGCCAACACAAACCTCCTTCTGTTTGTGGTGGTTATGGAGGCTCTTAGCGCGATGATTGATAGAAGAGCTGTGTTTGGGCTGGTGAAAGGTTTTGGGGTGGATAGTTCAGAATTTCTGGTGACTCATTCAAAATATATACATGATACTTTATCATTATGTGAGGCAGATGAAAAAAAAAGTGGATAACCTTTGAACAATTATAGTTTGTTTTGAGGCGGTATTGGGTTCAAGGGTGAATATCAGTAAAAGCGAGTTATTGAGGGTGGGTATCTCTAAGGAGGAGCCAGTGAATTTGGCATGGAATCTTTGGTATGTAAGGAAGGTTTTTTTCCTACAACCTATCTTGGTTTCCCATTGTGTATAGGAAGACCGTCGAAACATGTGGGACAACGTGATAGAGAGATTTGAAATAAAGTTGTCGCAATGGAGAGGAAGACACTTATATTTGGGTGGAAGGTTAACTTTGATTAAGGCGGTGATGTCCAATCTCCCAGTTTACTATATATCAATTTTCAAATGTCCGAAGTTGGTGTTGCTTGAGTTGGAGAAAATAAGATGGGATTTTTTTATGAAAGAGAGCAGAAAAAACACATAAGTTTCATCTCATAAAGTAGGAGGAAGTGTGTAAGCTTTGGGATTAAGGGGGGCAGGGTTAAGAAGTTTGGAGGTTGTGAATTTAGCTTCATCAGGGAAGTGGGTATGGAGGTTTGGAGGGAAAGAGGGTTTGTTATGGAGAGAGGTGGTGTGTAGAAAATATGGGATGGATGAAAGGGGTAGATGGACTAGGTCGTCATCATTATATAGGGCATCGTATATATGAAAGTCAGTGGTGTCGCTAGAAAGACAAAGCTTGGGAAGGAATAGGGTTTTCTTTGCGAAATGGGAAGTACattagattttgggaggataTATGGGTGGGGGATCAAAAATTGAATGAGGTATTCCCACAGTTAGTGAGTATCGCTTTAGAGGCAGATTTGAGAGTGGATAGATGCTACTCGATTCAATGTTTTGAAGTCACTTTGGTCCACGTTGTATAGAAGAAATCTCGAGGATGATGAGATATTGAAGAATTCTTAAATCTGATGGGGCTGCTTTCTAAGGTGGATCCAGTAATGTCTGAGTCGGATTCTTTGATCTGGAGAAAAGAAAAATCCAGTGTATTTTCTGTGAAATCCTTTTACAAGCTGTTAAGTGGGGTAGAAAGCAATGAAGGAGTCAGCCCGACAAACTTTGTATGGCGATACGGTGTTCCTGCAAAAGTAGAGATGTTTGCTTGGCTAGTGGGCAAAAAGAAGGTGCTAACAGTTGATAATCTCCACAAGAGGAAGATGATTCTCCCAAATGTTTGTCTTATGTGCTTTCAAGATGAGGAATCGGtagatcatcttttcatccattgtaCATTTGCTAAAAGGTTGTGGGATTGTTTCTTCAAATTATTTGAAGTAGCATGGGTGATGCCAATCTCTATTGATCGTCTCTTTTTTACGTGGCATGGTGCCAGCAAAGGGAATATCCAGAAAATAGTATGGCAAATATGTCTACTAGTGGGTATTTGGTTTCTTTGGTTAGAAAGGAATGGTCGTTGCTTAATAAACCTGAGGGGGAAAGAAATGGAGGTATTTAGGAGGGTTAAAATTCACGTTATGGAGTGGGTGATAGCTTCAAAGGCAATTGCTCATTTTCCAGATAGCTGGCTTgagttgtaatttttctttttgggctcatgggttCTGTATTTTTTGGCTGCATCCTTTCTCGATAAAATTATCAAtgttcaagaaaaaaataattcctTCAACATTCATCCTTGCTTCTGGAATCAAGACCATGGATGATAAAGTACATACAACTTGGCAATCTTTTTCTTTTGCTCTTCTGAAGGAGGTGGTGGGACATATGAAGCAGCATCAATAATTGCCTGTGCGACAGAAAGCAAGACATCATTGCATGCATTTTGAATTGGAATATCAATATGAGAAGGGAAACAATTAATAACAGTACATATCCGAAAAATCATGAGTGGATGAAATCGAACAACATGGATTTCAAATTGTGAAaaatatggcccaccaaaagtaaGAATATCATCGTTTTGCAAGGGGTGTTGTTACATTTGAAAAATGGCCATTGTACCTGAAGTTTCTCCAGAGCATCTTCAATGTTACCCCTGAAGAAGAACGATGAAGTGAAACCAATTGCCTTTGGCAACATGTAACAAAAATGACATAAAAGGGTATAGGGCAAGAGTTCACTTCTGTGTTCTGGTCTTTGTAGAAGAAATCACAATCTCCCCATCTTTGTTAATGCGATTCTTTTCCTGTTAGCAATGAGAACCAGTTCCACGTAATCAACGTAATGAGAAGAAGATTCTAGAAAATGAAAATGCGAGCAtgcaaaaaatagaaagatgGGTCTGTCTTCTAGGCATACGAGATTGCATATGTCGAAAGATGCCTAGTCATAAAATAAACACTTGATAAAGGATTGTTTGCATCTGGACGGACCATTTGCATAATTCTTTCCCTAACCCAGTCGCTCAGCCAATATGCATCCTTAACATTGAAACGCATGTCCACCTTAGTGTTCACTGTGACAACAAACGTATTTTTCAGAAATGAAATTCAGTAATTAGCAGCCACTAGAAGATGACGATGAAAAAGGATGCCAGAAATAGGCATATGACCAAAAGGGGGGAAGAAGATCTTTGAATCTTTAGTTTTCATAGGAGTTTTGCtaagtgcatgtgcatgtgcaataATGCTCATGCACACGTCACATATGTACCAACATGGCACATGGGTGCAAGATCCAACGTTTCCAACCCCAGAAATAAATCCagtccactcagcatgtgggccccaatattggaacaGGCAGATGGGTTAGAATTAGAAAAGTTCAGCCAAGCTTTTCAGAACCGTGCATTTGTTTGGCCAAGTTTTTCAGGTTGACCAGtgaatcaacctgattcttgggctatggCATCAATATAGAGGTTCTGTTCCAACAGATGGATTGGATTGCAGACCTATCATTCCATGCTAGCACGTGTGGCGTGTGCATGAGCTCTATTGAACACGCGTGTGGGCTTGGCAAATCTCTTATTCATACACGGAGTGTTCAGCTTCTTTACATGTATACCTAGTGCACATTTTCTATTGCCAAAACAGTGGTCTAATCATTCAAAGGAGCCAGGCACAAGACATTTTATTCCACGGAATACAAATACATCATTTCTGAGGACCTCCACAAGGGATGTAACAGCTTGTTTTTCTTGAAATTTTACTACAGCAAAACTTCATGGTCAAGAAGTTCCATGACAACCACATGTTGTTGCCACTGAGTTTACTTGAAGGATAGACTTAAATATTAGCGCTTTGCTAAGTCCCCATgcgtgtacaagtcagctaatgcacatggGCCACCTGACTAGTGGATGGACCTGATTCTTGGGACATGGAATCTACAATTGGgacccttctgatggatggattggtatATATGTATTACATAAAACAAGGAGTTACATAAAAGGAAGATATCCAGGCGTTCGCCTCTGGGGCTGGGATAAACATTTCTTTTGTCCATGTTCGCTGAGAGGCACATGCATCATGAGGCAAACCATTTAACCATTTAGCTTGATGGTTTTTAATGAAGTAGTTTATTTTGCAAAAACCAGTCACATAAAAGGCATATATTCAATGAATGATGAAGATAAAGAACTAAACTAACCTTTGTTGACATTCTGACCTCCAGGCCCACCACTTCTTGCAAAACTAACAGTAACATG
Coding sequences:
- the LOC131249518 gene encoding uncharacterized protein LOC131249518 — protein: MKTVWCAEIASKAYIDTVRTVKTGGFQDSEGAELVSAMAGGSNARLIVEAWTLGSDVATSIGLAIASRHTGGRHVCVVPDEQSRLEYEDATSQAGVSPEFVVGEAEEAMEGLPGVDFVVIDCRRRDLARVLRFAKMSSKGAVLVCKNASPKAVPGFRWRGMLGSGTRAVRSTFLPVGNGMEIAQLGTGGGLGNKSRWINHIDRNTGEVHVFLR
- the LOC131248383 gene encoding uncharacterized protein LOC131248383 codes for the protein MAAFRTNFLLREIFHASPFVRFRPMFSTPAPLDVFRSLSCSIRSSRIQCMASDSGDSGKKVSARLSQMQELLQKAEERSLSAGSGPTPKITLDHVTVSFARSGGPGGQNVNKVNTKVDMRFNVKDAYWLSDWVRERIMQMEKNRINKDGEIVISSTKTRTQKGNIEDALEKLQAIIDAASYVPPPPSEEQKKKIAKLAAIGEQKRLQNKKALSQKKAIRRSKDSWD